A single uncultured Acetobacterium sp. DNA region contains:
- a CDS encoding WYL domain-containing protein produces the protein MNKSILSDREQNEILSALQSLNALNGSMADPVLSKMGMLFKKDNANWIDVDFSHWGSDEKEREKFTLVKNSILERTLLSFDYFSSYGEKSSRMIELLKLFTIKTSIPFSDWIYGYIMSFGEQVEVLEPAELKNEIRNKCEKVLRKYL, from the coding sequence TTGAACAAATCCATATTATCGGATCGTGAGCAAAATGAAATTCTATCAGCATTGCAAAGCTTGAACGCCTTGAATGGAAGCATGGCAGATCCGGTCTTAAGCAAGATGGGCATGCTTTTTAAAAAAGATAATGCCAACTGGATCGATGTGGATTTTTCACACTGGGGCAGTGATGAAAAGGAACGGGAGAAGTTCACCCTTGTTAAAAATAGTATTCTGGAAAGAACGCTGCTCAGTTTTGATTATTTCAGCTCCTATGGAGAAAAGTCATCCCGGATGATTGAACTCCTAAAGCTTTTTACCATTAAGACCAGCATTCCTTTCAGCGACTGGATTTATGGCTATATCATGTCTTTTGGTGAACAGGTAGAGGTTTTGGAACCTGCGGAGCTGAAAAATGAAATCCGTAATAAATGTGAAAAAGTTCTGAGGAAATACTTATAA